The following are encoded together in the Hydractinia symbiolongicarpus strain clone_291-10 chromosome 14, HSymV2.1, whole genome shotgun sequence genome:
- the LOC130625826 gene encoding uncharacterized protein LOC130625826 has product MDSSKSGKAEGTRVEVKEAHKLLQTLLKPGLPTRKKARFFEYSRSSKTGERILEEHVITKRRYKKKTKPRNRTAETYSSKQRVICSRCYTYIGSTVPVLLYILDKKRENYEMENDSYAFILYLCFLFR; this is encoded by the exons ATGGATAGCAGTAAAAGTGGGAAAGCTGAAGGGACTCGCGTAGAGGTGAAGGAAG CTCACAAACTCTTGCAAACACTGCTGAAACCTGGTTTACCGACCAGAAAAAAAGCAAGATTTTTTGAATACAGCAGAAGTTCCAAGACTGGAGAAAGAATACTCGAGGAGCACGTAATAACAAAACGCAggtacaaaaagaaaacaaagccgAGAAATAGAACTGCAGAAACATACTCATCAAAACAGAGAGTTATTTGCTCTAGGTGTTATACATACATAGGCAGTACTGTGCCAGTACTCCTATATATTTtggataaaaaaagagaaaattatgAAATGGAAAATGATAGCTATGCATTCATATTatatctttgttttctttttagataa